One Gigantopelta aegis isolate Gae_Host chromosome 1, Gae_host_genome, whole genome shotgun sequence genomic region harbors:
- the LOC121370177 gene encoding Y' element ATP-dependent helicase YPR204W-like — translation HSINTSTTQSTTQSTNTSTTQSTNTSTTQSSNTSTTQSTNTSTTQSTNTSTTQSTNTSTTQSTTQSTNTSTTQSTNTSTTQSTTPSTNTSTTQSINTSTTQSTTPSTNTYKSTNTSTTQSTTQSTNTSTAQSTTQSTTQSTAQSTTHSTTQSTTPSTT, via the exons CACTCCATCAACACATCCACCACCCAATCCACCACCCAATCCACCAACACATCCACCACCCAATCCACCAACACATCCACCACCCAATCCAGCAACACATCCACCACCCAATCCACCAACACATCCACCACTC AATCCACCAACACATCCACCACCCAATCCACCAACACATCCACCACCCAATCCACCACCCAATCCACCAACACATCCACCACCCAATCCACCAACACATCCACCACCCAATCCACCACCCCATCCACCAACACATCCACCACCCAATCCATCAACACATCCACCACCCAATCCACCACCCCATCCACCAACACATACA AATCCACCAACACATCCACCACCCAGTCCACCACCCAATCCACCAACACATCCACCGCTCAATCCACCACCCAATCCACCACTCAATCCACCGCTCAATCCACCACCCATTCCACCACTCAATCCACCACCCCATCCACCACCTAA